Proteins found in one Miscanthus floridulus cultivar M001 chromosome 4, ASM1932011v1, whole genome shotgun sequence genomic segment:
- the LOC136549534 gene encoding protein TOPLESS-RELATED PROTEIN 2-like gives MKHFEDLVQGGEWDELERYLSGFTKLEDNRYSMKIFFEIRKQKYLEALDRHDRAKAVEILVKDLKVFASFNEELFKEITQLLTLENFSLNWQHQLCKNPRPNPDIKTLFTDHSCAAPTNGARAPPPTNGPLVGSIPKSAGFPPMGAHAPHQWGSSCCKP, from the exons ATGAAGCACTTCGAGGACCTCGTGCAGGGCGGCGAGTGGGACGAGTTGGAGAGGTACCTCAGCGgcttcaccaagctggaggacaaccGCTACTCCATGAAGATCTTCTTTGAGATCCGCAAGCAGAAGTACCTCGAAGCCCTTGATAG GCATGATAGGGCCAAGGCTGTGGAGATTCTCGTGAAGGATCTGAAGGTGTTCGCCTCCTTCAATGAGGAGCTGTTCAAGGAGATAACACAGCTGCTGACCTTGGAGAATTTTAG TCTGAACTGGCAACATCAGCTCTGCAAGAACCCCAGACCAAACCCTGACATCAAGACACTCTTTACTGATCACTCTTGTGCTGCTCCTACCAATGGAGCGAGAGCACCTCCACCTACCAATGGTCCGCTTGTTGGATCCATCCCTAAGTCAGCTGGATTTCCACCAATGGGTGCTCATGCT CCACACCAATGGGGATCTTCATGCTGCAAACCTTGA